The following nucleotide sequence is from Novipirellula artificiosorum.
TTGGGCAACTTGCAGGCCCTCTTGAAGCAGCACGGGGCGGACAGGACGATCCAGGACTGCGACTTGGCCGGGGCTGACGCGAGCGAGCGTCCGATCGGGTGTCAAGAGCGTCGTCGACTGAATCTGGCCCATTCGCGATTTCCATTTGCCGGAATCGCGACGCAGGTCGGCCAAGACCGGTTTCCAAAACTGCGCTCGCATGTCCTCTTCAAACGCCTCCGTCACACGCTTTAGCAAAGCGTCAAGCGTGGCAACTTCTGATCGCAAAATTTCTTGCAGGTCAAGGACGTGCGAGGCATGGTCCTCGATCACACTGTCCGCCAGTTTGCTGAACGAGGCCGCATCCATGACATCACCCGACCACGTCGGAACGCTTGGTGAAGACCCTGTCTTCGACGACGTCAGCGTCAACAACATCCGATCGCTACGTAACGCCTGCAACGCAAGCTCGCTTTGTCGAAGCTTCATTGCTGCCAATTGGTATCGGACCGTTGCGATTTGAATCGGGTGGACGGAGTTCGATTGCTCACCGATCGTATTTAAGAATGCCAAGGTTTGCGAGAATCGATAGTCAAGTGATCGCGGCTCGGAAGGTTCGGTCTTTTCCGTCCCGCCTTTGAATCGATCGAAGAACGACGGTGCGGCAGCATTCGAGTCTCGATTCCCTCCGATGGATTGTTGGTACTGTTCATGTAGCTTCGGCAACTCCACGGCTGCAAGTCGTTGGAATTCGATAACGACCTGTTGCCTGACTTCTTGATTTGCCAGGGCCACCAAGAACAACGTCGTCAGAATATCTCGGGAATCGAGCATCGCCACCGATAGAGAGACATTGCCTCCGCTAAGTCTGCGAATGTTCTCCAGACACGGCCCGTAGAAGAAGGCTTCTTCAAATCGCCCTGGATTCGATGCAGCACATTGAGCCGCCACATTGGCTAAAGCGGTACGGAACAACTGCTGGGACTTCTGGCTCATTTGACGAGCGTGACTAAGGTACAGGTCAACAGCTCCGTGAACCCCTTCCACCGCCGCATCATCGGGGACGGTAAACTGGGCGACATGGAATCCAAGCTTGATCTGACCCACGGGCTGATCAATCTCATAGACCATCCGCGTGATCGCATTGACGCCTTCGAGGGGACCTCGCAAATGCAGCAAGCCCTCGCCTGCAACCGTGATCTGCACTTGATCAACCGGCGCTGAATAGAGTTGCATCTGCGGCTGTTGATCACCTTTGAGTGACCTCGTCGGGGCAACGGGCTGTCCCACAGGGTCTCGCACCATGGCGATCACCTTCTCCGTGTCACGGCTGTAATACAGCGGAATCATCCGGGTCGCCTCGACACGGTTTCGTGACGAAATCGCAATCGATTCCTTGATCTCCTGCGAGTCGCAAATCGCCGCAGTCAAACCAAAGCCGAGTAAGACGCACGCGATGCCACAGGCCCGGGAAAAGCCAGTCTGGATCTTGGTCAATGCGCTGGTGCGTCCTGAAGCATGCATCGATATTTTGTGTTGTGCTCGCTTCCTGCGTCATGAATCGGCTCGAACTTCAGTCGAATCTTATAGCACTTGGCAAATACCAGATAAAGATCATTTGCAAATCGCGTCATGCCGAGGGTCTATTGTTCTGGTGCACATCCTGCAGTGCGATCTTAGCCCAACCCCCCCATGCTTCCACCGTGCAGGTCCTTAAGGGCGATGGCCGATTCAAGCGAAATCTCGAGCATTAATAGATCGTTCACGGCGTTGGACGGGAGCCTGGGAACACGTGTTTTAGGTGACCACAACCGAGCAACTGCACGAATCTCGGAGAGAGCGAGTGCGCATTGCGCAATGTGAGTGTCGTAGTTTTGCGAATAGACGTCCAAGCCAGACCGAGTGATGCTGCATAGCACCAACAAACTGATTGACTCAAAAAGAGAAGGAATGCGACGCATGAAAGTTATCATTGTAGGTGGTGTCGCCGGCGGTGCTTCCTGTGCCGCACGTTTGCGCCGCCTTGACGAAAAGGCAGAGATCTTGATGGTCGAGCGTGGACCTTATGTTTCCTACGCGAACTGTGGCTTGCCGTACCACGTCAGCGGCGTGATCGAAAAAGAAGCGAGCCTGTTGGTCGCCAGTGAGAGACTGTTTCGTGAACAGTTTGCAATCGACGTGCGCACCAACTGCGAAGCCGTGTCGATTTCCGCAAAGGACAAAACGGTCCAACTGCGGAATGTCTTAACCGGCGAAACCACGACCGAGTCCTACGACAAACTGGTTCTTTCCCCTGGTGCCCCATCGCTTTGCCCGCCGCTGCCAGGCGTCGATTTGCCGGGGATCTTTCATGTTCGGACCGTGCCCGATGCGCGAACGATCCGCCAATGGATCGAAAGCGGGACGACATTTTTAACTGGGATGGCTAACTATACCGGCATGCAAATGGCCAAACCGACGCGACGAGCGGTGGTCGTCGGTGGCGGTTTCATCGGTCTCGAAATGGCGGAAAACTTGACGCATCTTGGCCTCGAAGTGAAGGTCATCCAAAGGGGAACTCAAGTGCTCGGACCGCTCGATCCCGAGATGGCTCTTGTCATTGAGAATCATTTAACAAGGCACGGCGTGCATGTCGTGTTCGGAGACGGAGCGGCGGGGTTTAGCCAACTGGACAACGGTGGCATCGAGGTCCAAACAGCGTCAGGAAAGACCTATCCAGCCGACATTGTCATTTTTGCCATCGGTGTACGACCCGAGACGAAGCTAGCCCAAACCGCTGGGATTGAGATCGGCGAGCGTGGTGGGATTCGTGTTAACGATTCGATGCAGACAAGTGATCCCAACATTTACGCGGTTGGTGACGCGATCGAAGTGAAGGATTTTGTTACCGGTAAGTGGAGCCTCGTCGCGCTGGCAGGACCGGCGAACCGCCAGGGCCGAATCGCAGCCGATGTGATTGCCGGACGCGATTCAAAGTACCGCGGAACCCAAGGGACTTCGATCATCGGTTTGTTCGGAGGCGCAGCGGCTTGGACCGGGGCCAGCGAGAAGACGTTGAAGCGACTCGGTGACGACGACTACGAAAAGATTTACCTCTACCCGAACGCGCACGCCGGTTACTATCCCGGTGCCAAGATGCTGGGCCTAAAGGTGATTTTTCGCAAATCCAGTGGACTGGTTTTGGGTGCACAAGCGATCGGTGAAGACGGACCTGCGGTGGACAAACGCATCAGCGCTATAGCGATGGCGATCCAGCTTGGTGCGACCGTCTACGATCTCGAGGAATCCGAGCTTTGCTATGCACCTCAGTTCGGCAGTGCCAAGGATCCAGTGAATTTTGCGGGGATGGTCGCAGGCAACATTCTGCGCGGTGATATGCCGGTGTGTCATTGGGAAACCACTGGCTGTGAATTCCTGCTTGATGTGCGCGAGCCGGTGGAGTTGGCGATCGAACAAGTTTCCGGTGCGATCAACATACCGCTCGGCCAACTTCGTTCGCGTCTTGACGAGCTACCTCGCAACCGCGAGATCCATGTGATTTGTCGTTCAGCGCAGCGTGCCTACTATGCAGTTCGCATTCTGTTGCAAAACGGATTCAAGGCCAAGATCGTTTCCGGCGGCATGTTGGCCCGAACGCACGCAGTGTCATAGCTGGATAAGGCGGCTTCGCCGCAATCTACTGTGGCTGTGGCTTCCAGCCTCAGTCGGTTTTGATCTGGGGCTGGAAGCCCCAGCCACGTAGCGGATCACGGGCATCAACACAGTACCGAACCATAGGAACCATGAAATGACGAATAGCACGGCAACTCAGAACGAAAACACAGCACGAGTCACGGCAGATGACGCTCGAATCGATCGGCTGAAAGAGCGCAACAGAAGTACACCTCAGGAGCTTGATTTCGAGCGGATCAGGATCATGAAAGAGGTGTATGAAGCGACGCCCGGTGACGTACAGATCCTGCGGCGTGCCAAGTTCCTGGCGGCTCTGTTGGAACGCAAAAAGCTTTTCATTGATGACAACCTCTTCGTGGGTGCCATGGCAGGAAGCTACAAGGCTATCTACCCCAATCCCGAGTGGAACGTCCTGTGGATGAAGGAAGAGAAAACCGTTGAAAAATCGAAAACCAAGGAAGACAAAGAAGCCAATGCATGGGCGCTCGAGTACTGGGACGAGCGTGGGCTGAAGAGCCGGACGGAATCCATATTCCAACAGCGATATGGTTTCGATCCGGCCCCGTGCTACGAATCTGGTCTCGTTGTTCCGTTCCATGACTGGCCGGGTGGCGGCGGCAATCTCAACTACCCGATGGTTTACCAGCAGGGTCTTGCCAGTGTCATCAAGGATGTCGAAGAGCGGATGATGTCCCTGGAAATGCGTCTGGAGAACACAGACAAACTTTACTTCTACCAGGCCAGTCTCATTGTGATGAAAGCGATGATCCGCTGGGCGAACCGTTATGCCGAGTTGGCTCGCGAAATGGCTGCTAAGGAGAAAGACGAAGTCCGCAAGGCGGAATTGATCGCCATTGCCGAGACCTGCGAGCATGTGCCCGAGCACCCGGCCCGCAACCTGCGGGAGGTCATGCAGTGCCATTTCTTCTGTCACCTGGCCGCAGAACTTGAGCAGGTCGGCTGCGGATATTCAGAGGCCTACCTGGGCCAGAACCTGCAGCCCTACTACCAAGCCGACAAGGATGCCGGGCTGATTGACTATGACGATGCCGTCTTTATGTTCCAGAACCTCGTTGTCAGGTTGAATGAGATTAACTATTACTACGGCGAGAAAGTTGCCCTGCAGAACTCTGCCGACCTGGGGCAAAGTATTACCCTTGCGGGCTATACCGAAGAGGGGGGAGATGCCACGGCGGAGATGGACTACGTGATCCTCGATGCCTGCACCTATCTATCTTTCCCCCAGCCACCATTGTCCTGTGCACTCACCCCTAAAACGCCGGGCAAATTCCTCGAAAAAGTGCTCGATTGTATCGGTACCGGGGTCGGCATGCCCCAGTTCGTTAATGCCGACGTGATGGTAGAGCGGGCACTGTACCTGTGGGGGAACACGGAGAGAAATGGCGCTCTTCCCCTCGGTAAGGCCAGGCGGACCTGTGTCGGGGCGTGCGTGGGGAGTTACATCCCCTATGAAACAGGTCATCCGGTGGAGGGACAGCCTAATCTCGGCAAGGTGCTCGAGCTAACCCTGAACAACGGCTTCGATCCTCGCACCAAAAAGCAGGTCGGGCCCAAGACAGGCGATCCAGAGACCTTCAAGGACTTTGAGGAGCTGTATGCGGCATTTGAAGGGCAGCTTCAATTCGCTGAAGATGTTCTCCGCCGGGGAGCCTGGATTGCGAGCATGCTGAATGCCGACTTCCTGCCCTGTACCTGGCGATCCATCCTGACCAAGGGCTGCATTGAAACCGGCCTCGAAACCTGGAAAGGCGGCGCCAACTATTACACGGTCGCCCAGATCTCTGTCGGAGCAGTGGATGCGGGGAATGGACTGATGGCCATCAAGGATCTCGTATTCGACAAGAAGAAGCTGCCCATGGCTGAACTCAAGAAAGCCCTGGCGGCCAATTTCGAAGGGGAATACGAAAAGGTCCATAAGATGTGCTACGAGGATGTACCCAAATACGGCAACGATATCGATGAAGTGGACTTCATGGTTCGCAGGGTGAATGACAGCGTATTGCGTGCATTTGAAAGTGTAGACGGCGGTGGCAACTACATCAGCAAGGACATCAAGACCTCGATGGACCAGTACACCAAGAGCGTGCACAACCTGATGGGCTTGGTGACCGGCGCATTGCCCACCGGCAAGAGAGCCGGTGTGGCGCTCACCGATGGAAGTTTGTCTGCCATGCCGGGGACCGACACCCACGGCGCTACCGCGCTGATAATGTCTGCAACCAAGGGTAACGATCCCGTCAAGTGGTGTGCAACGCATATGAACCTGAAGCTCCCGCCAGATCAATTAAAGACGCGGAAAGGCCGGGACAGCGTGCTGAACCTGGTCAGAACCTTGTTCCAAAACGGTGGCTATCACGCTCAGTTCAATGTGCTGGATACGGAGATGCTGAGAGATGCACAGAAACATCCGGAAAACTATCGTGACCTCGTGGTTCGTGTTGCAGGATTCAGCGCGTTTTTTACCCAACTCCATGTGGGCGTGCAGAACGAAGTGATCGAACGCACTTTGCAGCGTTGCTAGTGACGTTTAACGGGACTGGTACGGCGTGTCGCTACGCCACGCCGTACCGGATCGTCCATTATCATTAAAACACAGGTCACGACAATGAATAGGGAAAAGAGACGAATTGCGATCAACGTGGGGGCTGGCTTCGTGCCAGGACTGAATGCGGTGATCAAGGGCGCGGCGCTGGCGGCCACGAGACTGGGGTGGGAGCTTGTCGGAATCCGCGACGGGTTTAGCGGAGTTTTGAACCCGGATCAATACGACGAGGGTGGGATACTGCCACTGAGTCCGGCACTGATCGACAACCTCGATCCCTCCGGAAGCCGCCTGCTGGGCATGTCCCGCCGCGTCGATCCATTTCACGTGAGGTGCGAAGATGAATACGGCATGCTGGAGGAACGCGACATGTCGGATCAACTGCTGGCCACGCTCAAGCAGGAAGGCATCGATGCGGTGATTTCTGTCGTGGGCATGCAGGGATTGAGTATTCTCTTTAAGCTGAATCAGAAAGGCCTGAATACGATCTGCGTGCCGCGATCGATCGAGAACGACATTGCATCAACGATGGTCTCCTTTGGTTTCAACAGCACGCTGAGCTTCACCATCGAAATGCTCGATCGTGCACGACAGGCGGCACAAGCATCGCAGCAGGTCTTCGTTGTCGAAGTGCTCGGCGAGCAAGCTGGCTGGCTCGCTTTGCAGTCCGGTATCGCCGCCGGTGCCGATGCAGTGGTGATCCCCGAAATTCCGTGCAAGCTCGATGAACTGGCAGCCGAACTGCAGTCGCGGGTCAACGCCCAGCGTCCTTTTGGCTTGATCGTGGTCGCCCAGGGTGCCCGATTCGTGGAGGACGCGAAACCTGCCGACTCTGAACCCGCCGTCAATTCACTGAAGGCATCTCTGTCACCCATGGCCACCGAACCGAGTGGGGCGCACACCATCAACCGCTCAGGATTTGCTGCAGAGACCGTTGCCAATGGACTTCAACAACGCACGGCTTTGGCTGCCAAGTCCATGGTGCTCGGACCTTGGGTCCGCGGAGGTGCTTCATCCGCCGTGGACCGTCAGTTGGGCTTGGCGTATGGCGCTGCAGCAGTCAACGCCCTCGAGGCCGGCAAGGACGGTGCAATGGTCGCCTTTGTTCCACCTGACATCAAGTATGTACCGCTGGAGGACGCGATCAACAAAGTCAGAACGGTGACTGAGAACAACGAGTTCATTCAGATTGCCCGTTCCCTTGGCATCTATTTTGGAGGGAAACAATCATGAGCCCAACGACCAAAAACGCCGCTCTAACTGGCCGAGTCCTGAACATCCAGCGTTATTGCAGCCATGACGGCCCCGGCACTCGCACCAGCGTTTTCCTCAAGGGCTGTTCGTTGCGTTGCAAGTGGTGCAGTAACCCTGAAAGCATCCGCCCCAAGCCTGAACTTGGCTATGACCCCAAACTGTGCGTCGGCAAAAAGGAATGCGGTGCGTGCTTGAAAGATCCTTTCCCTCAGGGCGCCTTCTACACGCTCGATGGGCCGGATGACAAAGTCCATGTGAACTGGGATCTGGCCAGTGGCTGCACGGCCGAGCACACCACGCTCTGTCCAACAGACGCTCTGTATATGTTCGGCGAAGAGATGACTGTCGACCAAGTATTAAACGAAGTGGAGAAAGACGCCTCCTTCTACCACAACACCGGCGGGGGCATGACGCTCAGCGGCGGGGAATGCATGTTGCAACCCGATTTCAGCGCCGCATTGCTGGAAGAAGCACACAATCGTGGCATCAATACGGCCGTCGAAACGGCATGCAATGTTCCCTGGGAGTTCGTCGAGAAGGTGCTGCCACACGTCGACACGATGTTGCATGACCACAAGCTGACGATCCCAGATCGGCACAAGAAATGGACTGGCGTGGACAACAAACGCATCCTCAACAACTTCAAGCGAGCCTACGAAACCTTCCCTGATATCGACTTCATCGCGCGGACGCCGCTGATCCCAGGAGTCAATGCCGATGAGGAACACATCCGAGCGGTGTTGGCGTTCATTCGTCCCCACAAGAACGTGATCGATTACGAGTTGTTGCCGTATCACCGATTTGGTTTGGGCAAGTACGACTTCCTCGGCAAGGTTTACGAACTGGCGGATTTCCAGTCACCGTCGGATGATCTGGTCAAGCATCTTCAAGCGATCATCGACGAAGCATTCGGACGAACGCTGGTAAGCACAGCTCCCTAACTGGACAGCGCTACTTTGGGTGAGCTGCAAGGCGCTCACTGAATGACAAGCGGGCGATGTCCCGCTAGAAACCATTTCCCGAAACCAATCCGTAACGATTTGGAAATCAAGAGAGAAAGAGACACCAATGTCAGAGGAAATACCCTCCGTTCCGAAAGCAAAGCAAACCGTTTTGGGTCTCTATGTGACGGCGCAAGAAGCCTATGCAAGCTGGCAGGCCGATCCCGACAACGTGAAGATTCTGGATGTTCGCACACCCGAAGAATTCCTCTTCGTCGGACATCCACCGATGGCATGGTTGGTCCCCGTTGTCGCACAAAGCTACGCATGGGATGCAGAAAAGGGCAAGTTTCCGATGACCATGCTGCCGGACTTTGTCTCGCGGGTGTTGGAAGTTGCAAAGCCCGATGACACGATTTATGTCACTTGCCGTTCAGGCGGGCGCAGTGCCATTGCCTGCAATTTGCTTGCGAATGCCGGATTCACCAAGGTCCATAACATCATCGACGGCATGGAGGGAGATGGAAACGGAGATTCAGATAGTTCGGCTCAGGGCGGCTGGAAAAACTCGGGCTGCCCGTGGACAAAAAAGCTCACTCCCGAGCGGATGATTCTGCCTAAAAGCCCCCTGAGTACTTAATGCCGTTGATGGCACCGAGGTTTTCCATGGTTGTGAACAGCTAAGTGAAAAAGCTGTGCCCCGTGAAGAAGAGGTCCCCAGCGAAGACTAGGAAACTTGAGTATATTTGAGTGGATCATTTACCAGCATTGTGTTTCCGATAACTGCAAGAAGAAGATGAACCTTGGAAACTTTCATCATCATTGGCGTCGTACTCGTTATCGTCGTACTCTGTTCAACGAGCAGTACCATTAGTGGAGCCTTGATTCCGCAGAGCGTTCGTGATGCCGTATCGAAACTGATGCCCGGCAGTCCGATCGTGGATGCGACGGCAAACATGGAAGGTGAAACAGTCGTGTTTGTGGGCAGCAAAGCGAATTCAAAAACGGTTTACGTTCGGCGCGGTGGCGAGATGACCACGGCGTGTACTTATAGTAGTGCTTCAAGGTTCCCTCGTAGCGGGACGTTTGCCTTTATCGGGTTTGAGCATAATCTAAAGCCGGGCATGGAAGCCATGGCAGAGCAAGCCGAGACACGCATTCGAAAATGTCTGACGGAGGCATTAGCACTGAAGCAGTTTCAACTCGCGGAACAAGAGGTTGCAGACATTTTGATCACTGTCTTTTGTGCTCTGGACGACCACGTCGAACTCTTCACTCTGGGGGAAGCCTTTGACGAACCCGATGGCCACAAATGGGGCACAGCCCTGAGGACCGCGTTAAGACACGATCAGGTCGACGAAATGGCAACCTTTGCCAGAGGTTCACTGTTGATCGAGGTGGTGGATGCGACGACCGATGACGTTTGGCAGGCCGTGGCCATGGCGGACATCGTTGTCGAAGTCAGTGAAAAGGAGCGGGCTCGAAGAACGCATCGGGCAATCTTCCAGATGCTCGATAAGTTCCCACCCAAATCAGCCAAGCAATCGCCTCAATGTGAAGGCTAGCGTTGCGTTTTGCGCAATGCCCATGTCGTAGTTCTACGAATGGTCTCCGTTTTTCGCGTCTGCTAGACTCGAACGCGGAAATCCAGCGGGTTCAGCGCTAATGCAAGTCTACGAAACGGAAAAATCGGAGCAAAATCACTATGTCGAAAGCCAAACGTCCAAAGAATTCCGACACCCAAAAAAAGGGGAAGTCGGCGCACTCGGAGCTGGGTGGAGGGTTGGATAGAATCGCTGAGTTGGCGGCAGCGCATCCCCATCTGGAAGAAGAGCTTACTTCTATTGCCGAGCTGGTGATTGCCAAGCTGGATGAAAAGGGAACATCGCAACCACACGAGAGCGACGACAAGAAGGCTTCGGAACAGCAGAATGTTGAAAAAGTGACAAAAAGGCAAAAAGGGAGCAGTTCAAAAATGGCCAATAAAATCAAAGAAACCACCTATGCCAACACCAAGCTCAACAAGGTGAAGCTGAACTGGAAAGAGGTCTATTACACCAACTGCCCGCTCGTTTCGGCGTCGAATGTCGACGAAGGCATCGGCTTGACCAAGAAGGAGTTCAAGAAGATCGGGGTGAACTATCGCTACCTGCGTTCCACCCCCGAAAACGACTGGTATCCGCATTACATCCACAACATGGACAACCTGATCCGCTTCGGCGGACTATTCCCGGCCATCGATGTTCGCGGAAACCTCAAAGAGACCTGCCTTTTGGGTGTCACGCAGATGCCTGCCGAGGGCGGCGTGATGATGGTGCGTTCTGGAGATGACATCTACAAGATGTCCGATCTGAAAGGCAAGAAGATCGGTCTCTCCAAGAGCATGAACAAGATCAAGGACGATTGGTGGCGCATTCAGGAGCACCAAGGGATCGAACTCATGCTCCGGATGAACGACATGACCATGGACGACATCGAGCTCGTCGAGTTTCCCTATGCCGACGACTGGTACAACGATCCGGAAATGTTGAAGTCGTCGGTCATGGAGCTCTCGATCGACCTGTGGCTCAAACGCGACCACAAGCACGACCTGGCCTTCCGCCCGCTGGAAAGCGCTCTGGAAAAAGGTACCATCGATGCGATGTACACGCAGACCAAGCCGCTCCAGCAGCTCTCCGAGGATACAGGTAAGTTCGCGGCGATCGAGGACCTCTCCCGCTATCCGGACTGGCGTCTGCAGGTAGCCAACATTCCCGCTGCCATCACCTGCACCAAGGTCATGGCTGACAAGCACCCCGAACTCGCCGTCACCTTCATGAAGGGCATGATTCGGGCCGGTCGCTGGGCCAATGAGAACAAGCGCGCCGCGGCGGAGATTCTCGACCAGCAGACCTTCTACCGCGATGTCGAGCACACCTACCAGGGAATCCGGGACGTGGACCTCGTGCCGAACCTCTCCCTTTTGAACGTGGCCTCCGTCGAAATCGGCAAGAACTTCATGTTCAGCCACGGCTACATCAAGAACGACTTCGATGTGAGCGAATGGGCCGCGCCCGAGTTCCTCGAACAAGCCGGTCGGGAACTGCTGGAGGAGGAATGGAAGAAGCGGAGCACCGCCAAGCTTCCCGAAGCTGCGGACCCACTGGCAGGCGGAGGAAAGCTCGGCTAGCCCTTCAACTCAAGGCGACCGGGCCTCGTTCATGAACCAATCACCATCACCGCCGGTCCGGTGATGGGCAATGAATCAACCGGAAGCCACAACGATGTCTGACAAAACAGACAAAAGCGGAGAACCGACAGCAGGTTCTGCCGCCGATCTCTCAAAAGCGGCACCGCAGATCAAGGAGACGACGTTCGAAAATACAAAACTGAGCACAGCTCCATTGGACTGGAACGAGGTCTGGTACACCAACTGCGTGCTCATATCCGCCGCTAACGTCGATCAGGATCTGGGTTGGACCAGGGAGGAGTTCAAGAAGATCGGCGTGAAGTTTGCCTACCTCCGTTCCGTCGGTGAAAACGACTGGTATCCGCACTACATCCACAACCTGGACAACCTGATCCGCTTCGGCGGCCTGTTTCCGCCCATCGCCGTTCACGCGGACCTCCGCCGGACCCGACTGTTGGGGGTGACGCATGCTCCGCACGAGGGCGGCTGCATGATGGTGCGCGCCCGGGACGACATCTACCGGATGATCGACCTGAAAGGCAAGAAGATCGGCCTCTCCAAGAGCCTCAACACCATCAAGAACGATTGGTGGCGCATCCAGGAGGAACAGGGCATCGAGTTGATGCTGCGGATGAACGGCATGACTAGGGAAGACGTCGAGATCTTGGAGTTCCCCTACGCGGACGATTGGTACAACGATCCCGAAATGCTGAACCCCATCGAAAACCCGTCCGAATTGCAGACCATGCGCGACCACAAGCACGACTTGTCCCAGCGTCCGTTGGAGCCCGCGCTGGAGACAGGCGTTGTCGATGCGATCTACACGCAAAGCAAAGTCTTCCAGCAACTGCAGGAAGCGACGGGCAAGTTCAAAGCGATCGAAGATCTGTCCCGTTATCCGGACTGGACCCTGCAGGTGGCCAACATCCCCGCGGCCATCACCTGCACCGAGGTCATGGCCGAGAAGCACCCTGAACTCGTCGTGGCATACATGAAGGGCATGATCAAGGTTGGACGCTGGGCCAACGAGCACAAGCATGCCGCAGCAGAGATCCTCGACCGCACGACCCTCTACCTGGACGTCGAGCACACCTACCGCGGGATCGAGCACATCGACATGGTGCCCAACCTGTCGCCGCAGAACTTGGCCTCCGTGGAGATCGGAAAGGACTTCATGCTTAGCCACGGCTACATCAAGAACGACTTCGATGTGCAGCAGTGGGCCGCGCCGGAGTTCCTCGAGCAGGCGGCGAAAGAGTTGCTCAACGAGCAGTGGGTGAAGAAGACCGGGGAGAAGCTTCCCAAGGCTCCGGCGGCACGGATAGGGTAGTCTGGAACACTTCAGTCCCGTTCTGCCTTCCCAATGGGTCGGCAGAAGCGGGAAGTTTGAAATCAAAAAAAAGGTAAGGATGATGGCGAAGCACACGACGGATACCGGGAAACCGGCCTGTTGCGGCCCCGGCGTCCTTACAGCATGCACGATCAAGAATGTTGAAGAGAAGAACGTGACAGATAAGAAAAATACGCGGATGCAGCAACTCGGTTACCGTAAACCGGCTGATGTGCCGGAGCCCGATCAACTCGTCCTGGTCGAGTTCGTCTCTGACGGGCGCGTGGCGATCATCACCCTCAATCGCCCGCATGCCGATAACGCCATCACAACGGAACTGGCCGCGCAACTGATCGAAGTCCTCGAGACGATCGCAGCCCGTTCCTCCGTGCGTGTCGCCATCCTGACCGGAGCGGGAGACCGAGCCTTCTCGGTGGGCGGCGACCTGTACCAGCGTAATGAGATGACCAAAGAACAATGGCTGCGGCAACGCCAGGTTTT
It contains:
- a CDS encoding FAD-dependent oxidoreductase; translation: MKVIIVGGVAGGASCAARLRRLDEKAEILMVERGPYVSYANCGLPYHVSGVIEKEASLLVASERLFREQFAIDVRTNCEAVSISAKDKTVQLRNVLTGETTTESYDKLVLSPGAPSLCPPLPGVDLPGIFHVRTVPDARTIRQWIESGTTFLTGMANYTGMQMAKPTRRAVVVGGGFIGLEMAENLTHLGLEVKVIQRGTQVLGPLDPEMALVIENHLTRHGVHVVFGDGAAGFSQLDNGGIEVQTASGKTYPADIVIFAIGVRPETKLAQTAGIEIGERGGIRVNDSMQTSDPNIYAVGDAIEVKDFVTGKWSLVALAGPANRQGRIAADVIAGRDSKYRGTQGTSIIGLFGGAAAWTGASEKTLKRLGDDDYEKIYLYPNAHAGYYPGAKMLGLKVIFRKSSGLVLGAQAIGEDGPAVDKRISAIAMAIQLGATVYDLEESELCYAPQFGSAKDPVNFAGMVAGNILRGDMPVCHWETTGCEFLLDVREPVELAIEQVSGAINIPLGQLRSRLDELPRNREIHVICRSAQRAYYAVRILLQNGFKAKIVSGGMLARTHAVS
- a CDS encoding pyruvate formate lyase family protein — protein: MTNSTATQNENTARVTADDARIDRLKERNRSTPQELDFERIRIMKEVYEATPGDVQILRRAKFLAALLERKKLFIDDNLFVGAMAGSYKAIYPNPEWNVLWMKEEKTVEKSKTKEDKEANAWALEYWDERGLKSRTESIFQQRYGFDPAPCYESGLVVPFHDWPGGGGNLNYPMVYQQGLASVIKDVEERMMSLEMRLENTDKLYFYQASLIVMKAMIRWANRYAELAREMAAKEKDEVRKAELIAIAETCEHVPEHPARNLREVMQCHFFCHLAAELEQVGCGYSEAYLGQNLQPYYQADKDAGLIDYDDAVFMFQNLVVRLNEINYYYGEKVALQNSADLGQSITLAGYTEEGGDATAEMDYVILDACTYLSFPQPPLSCALTPKTPGKFLEKVLDCIGTGVGMPQFVNADVMVERALYLWGNTERNGALPLGKARRTCVGACVGSYIPYETGHPVEGQPNLGKVLELTLNNGFDPRTKKQVGPKTGDPETFKDFEELYAAFEGQLQFAEDVLRRGAWIASMLNADFLPCTWRSILTKGCIETGLETWKGGANYYTVAQISVGAVDAGNGLMAIKDLVFDKKKLPMAELKKALAANFEGEYEKVHKMCYEDVPKYGNDIDEVDFMVRRVNDSVLRAFESVDGGGNYISKDIKTSMDQYTKSVHNLMGLVTGALPTGKRAGVALTDGSLSAMPGTDTHGATALIMSATKGNDPVKWCATHMNLKLPPDQLKTRKGRDSVLNLVRTLFQNGGYHAQFNVLDTEMLRDAQKHPENYRDLVVRVAGFSAFFTQLHVGVQNEVIERTLQRC
- a CDS encoding 6-phosphofructokinase, which codes for MNREKRRIAINVGAGFVPGLNAVIKGAALAATRLGWELVGIRDGFSGVLNPDQYDEGGILPLSPALIDNLDPSGSRLLGMSRRVDPFHVRCEDEYGMLEERDMSDQLLATLKQEGIDAVISVVGMQGLSILFKLNQKGLNTICVPRSIENDIASTMVSFGFNSTLSFTIEMLDRARQAAQASQQVFVVEVLGEQAGWLALQSGIAAGADAVVIPEIPCKLDELAAELQSRVNAQRPFGLIVVAQGARFVEDAKPADSEPAVNSLKASLSPMATEPSGAHTINRSGFAAETVANGLQQRTALAAKSMVLGPWVRGGASSAVDRQLGLAYGAAAVNALEAGKDGAMVAFVPPDIKYVPLEDAINKVRTVTENNEFIQIARSLGIYFGGKQS
- a CDS encoding glycyl-radical enzyme activating protein, whose translation is MSPTTKNAALTGRVLNIQRYCSHDGPGTRTSVFLKGCSLRCKWCSNPESIRPKPELGYDPKLCVGKKECGACLKDPFPQGAFYTLDGPDDKVHVNWDLASGCTAEHTTLCPTDALYMFGEEMTVDQVLNEVEKDASFYHNTGGGMTLSGGECMLQPDFSAALLEEAHNRGINTAVETACNVPWEFVEKVLPHVDTMLHDHKLTIPDRHKKWTGVDNKRILNNFKRAYETFPDIDFIARTPLIPGVNADEEHIRAVLAFIRPHKNVIDYELLPYHRFGLGKYDFLGKVYELADFQSPSDDLVKHLQAIIDEAFGRTLVSTAP
- a CDS encoding rhodanese-like domain-containing protein, giving the protein MSEEIPSVPKAKQTVLGLYVTAQEAYASWQADPDNVKILDVRTPEEFLFVGHPPMAWLVPVVAQSYAWDAEKGKFPMTMLPDFVSRVLEVAKPDDTIYVTCRSGGRSAIACNLLANAGFTKVHNIIDGMEGDGNGDSDSSAQGGWKNSGCPWTKKLTPERMILPKSPLST